One stretch of Leptospira mtsangambouensis DNA includes these proteins:
- a CDS encoding CdaR family protein codes for MIVKLFGKIVRNWKAKLVSLIIASIFYVNLQNSKVLIKTINVPVDYPKLSGNLNYSKNPEKTIPVRVEGLKDVVNYYSQFMKAVIDPEDVQLGVTEVPIKKIVGVPSGVKVTKLKKTVPVEIESRGLKIVPIEVVFEGAPPANFEKLTQIVSPQKITLSGKPQDLEKITKVVLPEISLTDKKEPFAKTVRIPDLPKGVNVLGSRDVTVNVNIIPLSYKTGEQTAAGIPIVCSGQDIRLDAELSEEQVAIRYFSLKPIRSAQILTGITAQVPCNYIFDPIKNKIIPELQPQVAKVRIIKNKDLKGIEILQISPEKIEIRYKVKEQNPNPDPTEDGTGMEGPGSVPSDRS; via the coding sequence ATGATCGTAAAACTTTTTGGAAAAATAGTCCGAAATTGGAAGGCAAAACTTGTTTCGCTAATCATCGCTAGTATTTTTTATGTGAATCTTCAAAACTCCAAAGTTTTAATTAAAACAATCAATGTTCCTGTCGACTATCCGAAGTTATCTGGCAATTTAAACTATTCTAAAAATCCTGAAAAAACAATTCCCGTTCGAGTGGAAGGATTGAAGGATGTGGTCAATTATTATTCCCAATTTATGAAAGCCGTGATTGATCCAGAAGACGTTCAGTTGGGCGTAACGGAAGTGCCAATCAAAAAAATCGTAGGTGTCCCAAGTGGGGTAAAAGTCACCAAACTGAAAAAAACAGTTCCAGTTGAAATTGAATCTCGTGGATTAAAAATTGTTCCTATAGAAGTAGTATTTGAAGGAGCACCACCAGCTAACTTCGAAAAGTTGACTCAAATTGTGAGTCCTCAAAAAATCACACTCAGTGGAAAACCACAAGATTTGGAAAAAATCACAAAGGTCGTATTGCCAGAAATTTCTCTCACCGATAAAAAAGAACCATTTGCGAAAACAGTTCGGATCCCAGATCTCCCTAAAGGTGTGAATGTCCTTGGGTCTCGGGATGTTACTGTGAATGTAAATATCATTCCTTTGTCGTATAAAACTGGGGAACAAACTGCTGCAGGAATTCCTATTGTTTGCTCTGGACAAGACATTCGGTTGGATGCAGAACTTTCAGAAGAACAAGTTGCGATTCGGTATTTTTCTTTAAAACCAATTCGATCAGCGCAAATCCTTACCGGGATTACCGCTCAAGTTCCTTGTAATTATATCTTTGATCCTATCAAAAATAAAATCATCCCCGAATTACAACCGCAAGTTGCTAAGGTTCGGATCATTAAAAACAAAGATTTAAAAGGGATTGAAATTTTACAAATTAGCCCAGAAAAAATCGAGATCCGTTACAAGGTAAAGGAACAAAATCCAAATCCCGATCCAACGGAGGATGGGACTGGAATGGAAGGTCCGGGATCCGTTCCTTCCGACAGATCTTAG
- a CDS encoding alpha/beta fold hydrolase, translating into MVDLNFPKKNATEWLAAGKFFEYKKFQIFFIQEGRGQNLILLHGFPTSSWDYSKIFNGLSRYFNTIAIDFLGFGYSSKPKKHKYTLIEQTDIIENFIEKNALRRVKFVFHDYAVSVGQEILARHLERSDRKYEIDGAVFMNGGLFPHLHRPTFKQKLLATPILGAILSRFYDEKKFGVAFAQVFGKNTKPSDKEISVLWKLITYPNKVLIPHKLLKYIKERRIHGERWKNALLQTEVPLLFINGGEDPVSGRHLADEIEKLPIKNKKLIRWDSIGHYPQWENPEESFKEIYEFLK; encoded by the coding sequence ATGGTTGATCTAAACTTTCCAAAAAAGAACGCTACTGAATGGTTAGCGGCTGGTAAATTTTTCGAATATAAGAAGTTTCAAATCTTCTTTATCCAAGAAGGAAGAGGACAAAACTTAATTCTACTTCACGGATTCCCCACTTCTTCTTGGGACTATTCCAAAATCTTCAATGGACTTTCGCGTTACTTCAATACAATCGCAATTGATTTTTTAGGATTCGGATATTCTTCCAAACCCAAAAAACATAAATATACCTTAATCGAACAAACAGATATTATAGAGAACTTTATTGAAAAGAATGCACTTCGAAGAGTGAAATTTGTTTTTCATGATTATGCAGTTAGTGTGGGCCAAGAAATTTTAGCAAGGCACTTAGAAAGAAGTGATCGTAAATATGAAATAGATGGTGCTGTATTTATGAATGGAGGACTTTTCCCTCACCTCCACAGACCCACGTTCAAACAAAAACTCCTCGCCACACCTATATTAGGTGCTATTTTATCCAGGTTTTATGATGAAAAAAAATTTGGAGTGGCATTCGCACAAGTATTTGGAAAAAACACAAAACCAAGTGACAAAGAAATTTCTGTTCTTTGGAAACTCATCACTTATCCAAACAAGGTTTTGATCCCACATAAACTTCTGAAATACATCAAAGAAAGAAGGATCCATGGGGAAAGATGGAAAAATGCCCTCTTGCAAACAGAAGTTCCTCTTCTTTTTATCAATGGAGGAGAAGATCCGGTGAGTGGTCGTCACCTAGCTGATGAAATTGAAAAACTCCCGATCAAAAATAAAAAACTCATTCGTTGGGATTCGATTGGCCATTACCCACAATGGGAAAATCCAGAAGAAAGTTTTAAAGAGATTTATGAATTTTTAAAATAA
- a CDS encoding adenylate/guanylate cyclase domain-containing protein yields the protein MESYPLIYFVKPEGTLSDWEYFWHQIPYGAPGILTFFVGVFLSYFAFQKFRKSDVDNKIFHLNLTISFISFGSVGLVLTTRAWIQDVHTLVFWNDLLYFLVAPLAPTAFYLAYHMTGKQSKLLLYYSYLCWFASFVLYFGVLIGKGFETTVFEFTFGKYPRGSSFVRPWGILAPLGYFLLILPSFIKHYQYIRKHYHLTLFHGVNLLFLLTTMNAPSILGFKVYPGGFFLFIPMLLVAYGVFRSDFFDVNELLFQKNGMFYFLFALLSFVLIFISFGVSFGLSPEAYESAKWYPWGIPPVVSVFGAVFLSIIVAGANPSARINQLCAFALILTGFYVIQSVPLKLNISYVVQLRISQMTFVAFAFAPSIMVRLVFEAIGQKSPRWVQGIDLLCVSAAILAPSPYLFVGYFDYPWSRVHHGGPAELLVGINGAIALVLVLITFLRNKGYINFASKWIIGSFLLSAVLLLAALLPSHGFPIYPLADFQFIPAFLLGYAVLRHGALSLEGRTIQLSQRLANLGLITMAIAAILYFPMIREQYGVGESAFHLTMIVIPLVLFNYLVVYIMSRPLAEELDISYFLLDLEKQKADEEREKALIAQDKAEEAREESEKLLLNILPYKVAQELKQKGSVTPSRIENVTVLFTDFKGFTKVAEGMDEQSLIEELDACFTQFDEIILRNNLEKLKTIGDSYMCAGGVPVETRTSAIDACLAALEVQSFMNQLKEIKTTLNLPFWELRLGIHTGPVVAGVVGRFKFAYDIWGDTVNTASRMESGGETGKINVSKETYELVKYFFVTEYRGKIHGKNKGDLDMYFVHRLRPRYSQDPDGKAPNQYFREVYSRITHGANIRWKKES from the coding sequence ATGGAATCATACCCTCTCATCTATTTTGTAAAACCGGAAGGCACTCTTTCGGATTGGGAATATTTTTGGCATCAGATTCCCTATGGAGCACCTGGTATCCTTACTTTTTTTGTAGGGGTATTTCTTAGTTATTTTGCCTTTCAAAAGTTTCGTAAATCAGATGTTGATAATAAAATTTTTCATTTAAACCTTACCATTTCATTTATTAGTTTTGGATCGGTGGGGCTTGTCCTTACGACTAGAGCTTGGATTCAAGATGTACATACATTAGTCTTTTGGAATGACCTACTTTACTTTTTAGTCGCTCCACTCGCACCAACGGCTTTTTATTTGGCCTACCATATGACTGGCAAACAAAGTAAACTCCTGTTATATTATTCCTATCTTTGTTGGTTCGCAAGTTTTGTATTATACTTTGGTGTTTTGATTGGGAAAGGATTTGAAACTACGGTTTTCGAATTCACTTTTGGTAAGTATCCGAGAGGAAGTTCTTTTGTTCGGCCTTGGGGGATTTTGGCACCACTAGGGTATTTCTTATTAATATTACCATCTTTTATCAAACACTACCAATACATTCGTAAACATTATCACCTAACGTTATTTCATGGTGTGAATTTACTTTTTTTACTCACAACGATGAATGCACCGAGTATTCTTGGATTCAAAGTGTACCCAGGTGGATTCTTTTTATTCATTCCAATGTTACTTGTGGCTTATGGAGTATTTCGTTCTGATTTTTTTGATGTAAATGAACTTTTGTTTCAAAAGAATGGGATGTTCTATTTTCTATTTGCGCTTTTATCCTTTGTTTTGATTTTTATTTCTTTTGGTGTTTCCTTTGGTCTCTCTCCAGAAGCTTACGAGTCAGCTAAATGGTATCCTTGGGGAATTCCTCCCGTAGTATCCGTGTTTGGTGCCGTATTTCTTTCCATCATTGTTGCGGGAGCCAATCCATCAGCAAGGATCAACCAACTCTGTGCTTTTGCCCTCATCCTCACTGGATTTTATGTCATTCAGTCGGTTCCTTTGAAATTAAACATATCCTATGTTGTGCAACTTCGGATTTCGCAAATGACCTTTGTGGCTTTTGCTTTTGCACCAAGCATTATGGTGCGTTTAGTATTTGAAGCCATCGGTCAAAAATCTCCCAGATGGGTACAAGGGATTGATTTACTCTGTGTGAGTGCAGCCATCCTTGCTCCTTCGCCTTATTTATTTGTCGGATATTTTGATTACCCTTGGTCAAGAGTTCATCATGGAGGACCTGCAGAACTTCTTGTGGGAATCAACGGTGCCATTGCTCTAGTTTTAGTGTTAATTACTTTTTTAAGAAACAAAGGTTATATAAACTTTGCATCCAAATGGATCATTGGATCTTTTTTATTATCCGCTGTTTTATTGTTAGCTGCTCTTTTGCCAAGTCATGGATTTCCCATCTATCCATTGGCGGATTTTCAATTTATACCCGCATTTTTACTCGGTTATGCGGTCCTCCGACATGGGGCCTTGTCTTTGGAAGGAAGAACCATCCAACTTAGCCAAAGGCTTGCCAATTTAGGTCTCATCACCATGGCCATTGCAGCCATTTTGTATTTTCCTATGATCCGTGAACAATACGGTGTAGGAGAATCTGCATTTCATTTGACCATGATTGTCATCCCACTTGTATTGTTTAACTACCTTGTGGTTTACATCATGTCTCGTCCTTTGGCAGAAGAACTCGACATCAGCTATTTTTTGTTAGATTTAGAAAAACAAAAAGCAGATGAAGAAAGGGAAAAAGCTTTGATTGCCCAGGACAAAGCAGAAGAAGCTAGAGAAGAATCCGAAAAATTATTACTCAATATTTTGCCTTATAAAGTTGCACAGGAATTAAAACAAAAGGGAAGTGTGACACCTTCTCGGATTGAAAACGTCACAGTCCTTTTTACTGACTTCAAAGGATTTACGAAAGTCGCCGAAGGGATGGATGAACAAAGCCTAATTGAAGAACTTGATGCCTGTTTCACTCAGTTCGATGAAATCATTCTTAGAAACAATTTAGAAAAATTAAAAACCATTGGTGATAGTTATATGTGTGCCGGTGGTGTGCCTGTCGAAACGAGAACTAGTGCCATTGACGCTTGTTTGGCGGCATTAGAAGTCCAAAGTTTTATGAACCAATTGAAGGAAATTAAAACGACACTGAACTTACCATTTTGGGAACTTCGTTTAGGGATTCATACTGGACCGGTTGTGGCGGGAGTTGTTGGACGATTTAAGTTTGCTTATGACATTTGGGGAGATACAGTGAACACTGCCTCACGAATGGAGTCTGGCGGAGAAACAGGTAAAATCAATGTTTCCAAAGAAACCTATGAGTTAGTGAAGTATTTTTTTGTTACCGAATACCGAGGGAAAATTCACGGAAAAAATAAAGGGGATTTGGATATGTATTTTGTCCACCGCCTAAGACCTCGTTATTCGCAAGATCCGGATGGAAAGGCACCTAACCAGTATTTCCGGGAAGTGTATTCCCGGATCACTCATGGTGCCAATATCCGTTGGAAAAAAGAATCTTAA
- the fliF gene encoding flagellar basal-body MS-ring/collar protein FliF, which yields MPEPLQKIIDNLKELLNKLDKTKKMILGGVLAVVVVAVIILSNVSSQRNRVVLFKDLDSKDFSEVTKKLDALGYSYGSSDTSLITVDPEQRQEIVTKLAQENLIPAGVTGWELFDIEKFTETQFDKDIKKYRALKGAIEKSLNTLRPIERSDVNIAIPEGDLFESNSYPVKASVILHFKPGVEGMSKKEIKGIVNLVARAVPKLKPENVSVADPDGKIISDFEEDLEKERLELRIVQEKLRIEEEERVKRLIDIRNTLRWYLGGEDRVDITRFEYSFNWDQESLTENEVLPVVAEEDNPDTPYNERKLVDGYSLKVSSKETKESFKGRGFTPDGPAGTEPNLPPGYKDTDYQKAEYSKDENINNYEFNKRVKDIKRQPWKIEKIGLSVVVDGVWERKEREDGMGYDRKYIPVAESDLKLVRKNLEAAIGYTRSRGDQISVITIPKDRTEQFRLEDEEFQKQRAIRNMVIASLVILILLILAILVYRAIKKEIARRRRLREEELAAQQQMMREAALRVMDEGGAEVELSLDEKLRRELLENAINLAKEKPEDVAQLLRTWLAEEEQT from the coding sequence ATGCCTGAACCACTGCAAAAGATCATCGATAATCTCAAAGAGTTGTTAAACAAACTCGATAAAACCAAAAAAATGATTTTGGGTGGTGTGCTCGCCGTTGTGGTGGTGGCAGTCATCATCTTATCCAATGTCTCGTCACAACGAAACCGAGTGGTTCTCTTTAAGGATTTGGATTCCAAAGACTTTTCAGAAGTAACCAAAAAACTAGATGCTCTCGGTTATTCTTATGGTTCGAGTGATACAAGTCTCATCACTGTAGATCCCGAACAAAGACAAGAAATCGTCACAAAACTTGCGCAAGAAAATTTGATTCCTGCTGGTGTCACAGGTTGGGAACTATTCGACATTGAAAAATTCACTGAGACCCAATTCGACAAAGACATTAAAAAGTACAGAGCTCTCAAAGGTGCGATTGAAAAATCACTCAATACCTTAAGACCGATTGAAAGATCCGATGTCAATATCGCCATCCCAGAGGGAGATCTTTTTGAATCCAATTCTTATCCAGTCAAAGCCAGTGTGATATTACACTTCAAACCTGGTGTGGAAGGAATGAGTAAAAAAGAAATCAAAGGGATTGTGAACTTAGTCGCACGTGCTGTTCCTAAGTTAAAACCAGAAAACGTAAGTGTTGCCGATCCCGATGGAAAAATCATTTCTGACTTTGAAGAAGATTTAGAAAAAGAAAGATTAGAACTTCGTATCGTCCAAGAAAAACTGAGAATCGAAGAAGAAGAACGAGTCAAAAGACTCATCGACATTCGCAATACCCTTCGTTGGTATTTGGGTGGTGAAGACCGTGTTGATATCACACGTTTTGAATATTCTTTTAACTGGGATCAAGAATCCTTAACAGAAAATGAAGTATTACCCGTTGTTGCGGAAGAAGATAACCCTGATACACCATATAACGAAAGAAAGTTGGTGGATGGATATTCCTTAAAAGTATCTTCCAAAGAAACAAAAGAGTCTTTTAAGGGACGTGGGTTCACTCCCGATGGTCCTGCTGGTACAGAACCAAACCTTCCTCCTGGTTATAAAGATACAGACTACCAAAAAGCAGAATATTCCAAAGACGAAAATATCAATAACTACGAATTCAACAAACGTGTGAAAGATATCAAACGCCAACCTTGGAAAATTGAAAAGATTGGACTCTCTGTTGTTGTAGATGGTGTTTGGGAACGAAAAGAAAGAGAAGATGGAATGGGATATGATAGAAAATACATTCCTGTTGCGGAAAGTGATTTAAAACTCGTTCGTAAAAACTTAGAAGCTGCGATTGGTTATACAAGATCACGTGGTGACCAAATCAGTGTCATTACCATTCCGAAAGATAGAACCGAACAATTTCGTTTAGAAGATGAAGAGTTTCAAAAACAACGTGCCATCCGCAATATGGTGATTGCTTCACTTGTAATTCTTATCTTACTCATCCTTGCGATCTTAGTTTACCGTGCGATCAAAAAAGAAATCGCAAGAAGAAGAAGACTCAGAGAAGAAGAACTAGCGGCTCAACAACAAATGATGAGGGAAGCTGCTCTTCGAGTGATGGACGAAGGGGGAGCAGAAGTCGAACTCTCCCTCGACGAAAAACTGAGACGCGAACTTTTAGAAAACGCAATCAACCTGGCAAAAGAAAAACCAGAAGATGTGGCACAGCTACTACGCACTTGGCTTGCCGAGGAAGAACAAACTTAA
- a CDS encoding AbrB/MazE/SpoVT family DNA-binding domain-containing protein has product MKAAVIQIGNSKGIRIPKTVLAECQIEDEVDLLVEDNKIIITPHKSKPRMGWEEQFKAMAKENEDELLIPDSIDLNSQDWEW; this is encoded by the coding sequence ATGAAAGCGGCAGTCATACAAATCGGAAATTCGAAAGGAATCCGAATTCCCAAAACAGTTTTAGCGGAATGTCAGATAGAAGATGAAGTCGATCTACTGGTAGAGGACAATAAAATCATCATCACCCCTCATAAAAGCAAACCGCGAATGGGTTGGGAAGAGCAATTCAAAGCGATGGCAAAAGAAAACGAGGATGAGTTACTCATTCCAGATTCTATTGATTTGAATTCACAGGATTGGGAATGGTAA
- a CDS encoding type II toxin-antitoxin system PemK/MazF family toxin, whose product MVINQYEIYLINLDPTVGFEIQKSRPCIVISPNEMNQFIGTVMIAPMRTASKSYPTRVALTFQGKSGSVVLDQIRTVDKSRLVQKLGTADSKTIQKIKKVIKEMLVD is encoded by the coding sequence ATGGTAATCAATCAATACGAAATCTACTTAATCAATTTAGATCCAACCGTTGGGTTTGAAATTCAAAAATCTAGACCTTGTATTGTGATCTCGCCTAATGAAATGAATCAGTTCATTGGAACTGTGATGATTGCGCCGATGAGAACCGCTTCTAAAAGTTATCCCACAAGAGTGGCGCTAACCTTTCAGGGGAAAAGCGGTTCTGTCGTTTTAGACCAAATCAGAACCGTTGATAAATCCAGGTTAGTCCAAAAACTAGGGACAGCAGATTCTAAAACCATTCAGAAAATTAAAAAAGTCATAAAAGAAATGTTAGTCGATTAG
- a CDS encoding aspartate aminotransferase family protein, whose translation MAQGFSMNEYPNVDQIYKDLRKLISLPIRSIRKDAMEDIIHNYFDKKCSKSKAMITKASEYIPGGVQHNLSFNHPFPLVFTEASGAYLYDLDGNKYIDFLQAGGPTVLGSNPNIVRKKVIELLNTTGPVTGLFHEYEYKLAEKIVELVPSVEMFRMLGSGTEACMASIRVARLATKKKNIVKMGGAYHGWSDQLAYGLRIPGTRHFEANGVPKSIFKYTQEFYPNDLNALESVLKRNRFCGGTAAVLIEPVGPESGTRPLDFDFNKGVRELCDKYGALLIFDEVVTAFRIGLSGAQGYFGVSPDLTIFGKVVAGGYPSAGGLGGKKEYMKYVSAGLQTGTKKALIGGTMAANPLSSAAGYFTLCEMEKTGALEKSGRAGDRLTKGLQKLIKKYDLPFVAFNQGSICHLETVGTMLLDINIKKFWTIKKTIAEAHKRKHAMEEMGAAYMSEGLVTLAGSRLYTSASDTDAVIDDALKRFDRVFQKVEGVA comes from the coding sequence ATGGCCCAAGGCTTTTCCATGAACGAATACCCGAACGTAGACCAGATTTACAAAGACCTAAGGAAATTAATTTCCCTTCCGATCCGCTCCATTCGTAAAGACGCGATGGAGGACATCATTCATAATTACTTCGATAAAAAATGCAGTAAGTCCAAAGCCATGATCACGAAGGCTTCGGAATACATTCCTGGCGGGGTCCAACACAACCTTTCCTTCAACCATCCATTCCCTCTTGTATTCACAGAAGCATCAGGTGCTTATCTCTATGATTTAGACGGAAACAAATACATCGATTTTTTACAAGCAGGTGGGCCGACCGTTCTTGGTAGTAATCCAAACATTGTCCGTAAAAAAGTCATCGAACTTCTCAATACAACAGGCCCAGTGACTGGTCTTTTTCATGAATACGAATATAAGTTAGCCGAAAAAATTGTAGAGTTAGTTCCTTCTGTGGAAATGTTTCGAATGCTTGGTTCGGGAACAGAAGCTTGTATGGCATCCATTCGTGTGGCAAGGCTTGCGACAAAGAAAAAGAACATCGTGAAGATGGGTGGTGCTTATCACGGTTGGAGCGATCAACTTGCTTATGGACTTCGGATTCCTGGCACAAGACATTTCGAAGCCAATGGAGTTCCTAAATCCATTTTCAAATACACACAAGAATTTTATCCGAACGATTTGAACGCTTTAGAGTCAGTACTCAAACGAAATCGTTTCTGCGGAGGCACGGCTGCCGTTCTCATTGAACCAGTAGGACCAGAAAGTGGAACAAGACCTCTTGACTTTGATTTCAACAAAGGAGTGAGAGAACTTTGTGATAAATATGGTGCTCTTCTGATTTTTGATGAAGTGGTGACTGCCTTCCGCATTGGTCTTAGCGGTGCCCAAGGGTATTTCGGTGTGAGCCCTGACCTAACCATCTTTGGAAAAGTAGTAGCGGGTGGATATCCTTCGGCTGGTGGACTTGGTGGTAAAAAAGAATACATGAAGTATGTATCTGCTGGATTACAAACGGGCACCAAAAAGGCGTTAATCGGTGGAACGATGGCCGCAAACCCACTCAGTTCTGCTGCTGGTTACTTTACACTTTGTGAAATGGAAAAAACAGGAGCTCTTGAAAAATCAGGTAGGGCAGGAGATCGCCTAACCAAAGGATTACAAAAACTCATCAAAAAGTATGACCTTCCTTTTGTTGCCTTCAACCAAGGTTCCATTTGCCATTTAGAAACCGTTGGTACTATGTTACTCGATATCAATATCAAGAAGTTCTGGACCATCAAAAAAACAATCGCAGAAGCACATAAACGAAAACATGCGATGGAAGAAATGGGAGCTGCTTATATGTCGGAAGGTCTTGTGACTCTTGCCGGAAGTAGACTTTATACCAGTGCTTCCGATACAGATGCGGTGATTGACGATGCCCTCAAACGATTTGATCGTGTGTTCCAAAAAGTGGAAGGTGTCGCTTAA
- a CDS encoding TetR/AcrR family transcriptional regulator — protein sequence MVTKHFNDSFERISEEKRNRILSTAISEFANRGFTSANTNTIAQKAGISVGSLYKYFETKEDFFLTVVDHGITQLEKTLESILSMDLDMFGKIEKIIRIIQTHSRINQDIIRLYNEMTTESNYELITRLSGELESLSAKCYIEMINLAKKEGTIASDVDSNLSAFLLDNIFMTLQFSYSTVYYKERMKIYLGEDIFDKDEDVVTGVMRVIRRALGG from the coding sequence ATGGTAACGAAGCATTTTAATGATAGTTTTGAACGAATTTCCGAAGAAAAGAGAAATCGGATTTTATCGACAGCCATTTCTGAATTTGCCAACCGTGGGTTTACGAGTGCTAATACCAATACCATTGCTCAAAAAGCGGGGATCAGTGTTGGATCTCTCTATAAATACTTTGAAACCAAAGAGGATTTTTTTCTCACGGTAGTGGACCATGGAATCACCCAATTAGAAAAAACCTTAGAGTCTATTCTTTCCATGGATCTGGATATGTTTGGTAAAATTGAAAAAATCATTCGTATCATCCAAACCCATTCGCGGATCAACCAAGACATCATTCGCCTCTATAATGAAATGACAACAGAAAGTAATTATGAACTCATCACTCGTTTGTCAGGTGAGTTAGAATCGTTATCTGCTAAATGTTATATTGAAATGATAAACCTTGCGAAAAAAGAAGGAACGATCGCATCCGATGTGGATAGTAACCTATCTGCTTTTTTACTCGATAATATTTTTATGACACTTCAGTTTTCCTATTCCACAGTGTATTATAAAGAAAGAATGAAGATCTATTTGGGTGAAGATATTTTTGATAAGGACGAAGACGTTGTGACGGGAGTCATGCGAGTGATTCGCAGGGCACTGGGCGGTTAG
- a CDS encoding HAD-IA family hydrolase yields the protein MIKAILFDYDDTLVQTRKTRYNTIYKLSEELFKTKITEKEIDAAWGLPAEEFLLKLFGRFSSDIHYLWSIYIEFSKKDLNIPHLNAFDFIDKYKNFVKFGIVTSSSEKVVIRELNELEVDTNLFLQIQTSDHTAVHKPNPNVFEPIYGLLKNKNISKNEVIYIGDSPADYESADGFGFHFLGIAHDDRHLSYFQTGEIPFVRNFLELEEYLINQYGFL from the coding sequence ATGATAAAGGCTATCCTATTCGATTACGATGATACTTTAGTCCAAACAAGAAAGACTCGTTACAATACGATATACAAACTATCGGAAGAACTTTTTAAAACGAAAATCACTGAAAAAGAAATTGATGCGGCTTGGGGACTTCCTGCGGAAGAATTTTTACTGAAACTCTTTGGACGATTTTCTTCAGACATTCATTATCTTTGGTCTATCTATATAGAGTTTTCAAAAAAAGATTTAAACATTCCTCATTTGAATGCTTTTGATTTTATCGATAAATATAAAAACTTTGTAAAATTTGGAATTGTCACATCATCCAGTGAAAAAGTTGTCATTCGCGAACTGAATGAACTTGAAGTTGATACGAATTTATTTTTGCAGATCCAAACCTCTGATCATACTGCTGTTCACAAACCGAATCCAAATGTCTTTGAACCAATCTATGGATTATTAAAAAATAAGAATATAAGTAAGAATGAGGTCATCTATATAGGTGATTCGCCTGCTGATTATGAATCTGCTGATGGTTTTGGATTCCATTTCCTCGGGATCGCACATGATGATAGGCATCTTTCTTATTTTCAAACTGGGGAAATCCCATTCGTTCGAAATTTTTTGGAATTGGAAGAGTATTTAATCAATCAATACGGGTTCTTATAG
- a CDS encoding DUF7000 family protein — protein sequence MKDLNDYVNAYKKQLQIGDIQEAYASLVKYVTKLGTTLSKNLSKSYSFGSLFQGYMDYTYFYYTNKFLC from the coding sequence ATGAAAGATTTGAATGATTATGTAAATGCATACAAAAAACAACTCCAAATCGGAGACATCCAAGAAGCATACGCAAGTCTTGTAAAATACGTAACCAAACTCGGTACCACTTTATCCAAAAACCTTTCTAAAAGTTATTCCTTCGGAAGTCTTTTTCAAGGCTATATGGACTATACCTATTTTTATTACACAAACAAGTTCTTGTGTTAG